The following are encoded together in the Bradymonas sediminis genome:
- a CDS encoding diaminopimelate dehydrogenase, which translates to MKDEIRIGIVGYGRLGRGVELSVAQQPDMTLAGIYSRRSPGKLTALSAETPVESVAALEKGDAPVDVLILCGGSRDDLPHQSPRYARQYNIVDSYDHHARIPEHLAAVDEAAQVAQRSAIISSGWDPGLFSLQRLIGEAFLPEGKTYTFWGEGVSQGHSDVIRRLPGVAGAVQYTIPLESAIEAVEGGEQPELTAGESHRRECYVVLAPGADAEAVREAIVSMPDYFEPYQTQVHFITQAQLEAEHAEIPHGGYVIRSAETGGGASQLIQTRLALGSNPEFTASVLVAYARAAYRLCERGDFGAKTVFDIAPVLLSAKDPAELYRELL; encoded by the coding sequence ATGAAGGATGAGATTCGGATTGGAATCGTAGGGTATGGGCGTCTTGGCCGCGGGGTCGAGTTGTCGGTTGCCCAGCAGCCCGACATGACCCTTGCTGGGATCTATAGTCGGCGTTCGCCGGGGAAATTGACGGCGCTCTCGGCGGAGACGCCGGTGGAGTCGGTGGCGGCGCTTGAGAAAGGTGATGCGCCGGTGGATGTGTTGATTTTGTGTGGGGGCTCGCGGGATGATTTGCCGCATCAGAGCCCGCGATATGCGCGGCAGTATAATATTGTCGACAGTTACGACCACCACGCGCGAATTCCGGAGCATCTGGCGGCGGTGGACGAGGCGGCGCAGGTGGCGCAGCGCAGCGCGATTATATCGAGCGGATGGGACCCGGGGTTGTTCTCGTTGCAGCGGTTGATTGGGGAGGCGTTTTTGCCTGAGGGGAAGACCTATACCTTTTGGGGAGAGGGCGTGAGTCAGGGGCACTCTGACGTCATACGCCGCCTGCCCGGCGTGGCGGGGGCGGTGCAGTATACCATCCCGCTGGAGAGCGCGATTGAGGCTGTCGAAGGTGGGGAGCAGCCCGAGCTGACGGCCGGTGAGTCGCACCGACGCGAGTGTTACGTGGTGTTAGCGCCGGGGGCTGATGCGGAGGCGGTTCGGGAGGCGATTGTGAGCATGCCCGACTATTTTGAGCCGTACCAAACGCAGGTTCATTTTATCACACAGGCGCAGCTTGAGGCCGAACACGCTGAGATTCCGCACGGGGGTTATGTCATTCGAAGCGCCGAGACGGGTGGCGGCGCGTCACAGCTCATCCAGACGCGCCTGGCGCTCGGATCGAACCCGGAGTTCACGGCGAGTGTGCTGGTGGCGTATGCGCGAGCGGCGTATCGGCTCTGTGAGCGGGGGGATTTTGGGGCGAAGACGGTATTTGATATCGCGCCGGTGTTATTGTCGGCGAAGGATCCGGCGGAGTTGTATCGCGAGTTGTTGTGA
- a CDS encoding WS/DGAT/MGAT family O-acyltransferase encodes MSSKSRARRLSPTDMIFLLSESSTVKIHVGALLILTPTEDSPAQWIRELLDAANHGKKLCPPWNLKLAHPDFLKHPAQSWVKDDHIDLGHHIRRVAVSAPGDTNALNTTVSRLHTRPVNFHRPPWEVVLLDGLADGRVAIYAKMHHALIDGFTGSKILTQSLSTDPNKVDAPLFLFQPTSSFNAPPQHNLWETANTQLRAAPRAVGALRNLWKSATQEHSETSAPPRAPKSILNGRIGKNRNFSTQQFSFSRIKALATAADATVNDIVLAICAGALRQFLQEMGQLPDEPLVAMVPVNIRPQGDPGGGNSLGAMLTSLATDIPDPAGRLHEIKRAMNQGKERLKKLPQAAMLQYSAVRLIPTGLQHFGGVGGWVRPQFNIIISNVPGSSQQLYFRGARLDAAYPVSLPFHGQALNISCKSSADGLNFGITACRDTFPNLERLADAMQTAFDELDALF; translated from the coding sequence ATGAGCAGTAAAAGCAGGGCCAGACGATTGAGCCCCACGGATATGATCTTTTTGCTAAGCGAATCCTCCACAGTGAAGATTCACGTTGGCGCGCTTCTCATTTTAACGCCCACCGAAGACAGCCCCGCGCAATGGATCCGCGAACTCCTTGACGCTGCCAACCACGGAAAAAAGCTCTGCCCTCCGTGGAATCTCAAGCTGGCTCACCCAGACTTCCTAAAACACCCCGCCCAATCCTGGGTTAAAGACGACCATATCGACCTCGGCCATCATATCCGCCGCGTCGCCGTCAGCGCACCGGGAGATACCAACGCCCTTAACACCACCGTCTCGCGCCTGCACACCCGCCCGGTCAACTTCCACCGCCCCCCCTGGGAGGTCGTCCTGCTCGACGGACTCGCCGACGGACGCGTCGCCATCTACGCCAAGATGCACCACGCGCTCATCGACGGCTTCACCGGCAGCAAAATCCTGACCCAGAGCCTGTCCACCGACCCCAACAAGGTCGACGCGCCGCTCTTTCTTTTCCAGCCGACATCCAGCTTCAACGCGCCCCCTCAACATAATTTATGGGAGACGGCCAACACCCAACTTCGAGCCGCCCCCCGCGCCGTCGGCGCCCTTCGTAACCTGTGGAAATCCGCCACTCAAGAACACTCAGAGACCAGCGCCCCGCCGCGCGCCCCTAAATCCATACTCAATGGGCGCATCGGCAAAAACCGCAACTTCTCCACCCAGCAATTTAGCTTCAGCCGCATCAAAGCCCTCGCCACCGCGGCCGACGCGACCGTCAACGATATCGTATTAGCCATTTGCGCCGGCGCCCTCAGACAATTCCTGCAGGAGATGGGCCAATTGCCCGATGAACCGCTGGTCGCCATGGTCCCGGTCAATATCCGCCCCCAAGGAGACCCCGGCGGCGGCAATAGCCTCGGCGCCATGCTCACCTCTCTGGCAACCGACATCCCCGACCCCGCCGGGCGCCTTCATGAAATCAAACGTGCCATGAACCAGGGGAAAGAGCGCCTCAAGAAACTCCCCCAGGCCGCGATGCTCCAATATAGCGCGGTGCGACTCATCCCTACCGGCCTGCAACACTTCGGCGGCGTCGGCGGATGGGTACGCCCTCAATTCAACATCATCATCTCCAACGTCCCCGGCTCCAGCCAACAACTCTACTTCCGCGGCGCTCGCCTCGACGCCGCCTACCCCGTATCCCTCCCCTTCCACGGCCAGGCCCTTAACATCTCCTGCAAAAGCAGCGCCGATGGCCTCAACTTCGGCATCACCGCCTGCCGCGATACCTTCCCCAACCTCGAACGCCTCGCCGACGCCATGCAGACCGCCTTCGATGAACTCGACGCCCTATTCTAG
- the zigA gene encoding zinc metallochaperone GTPase ZigA → MKQENNLEQARLPVTVLSGFLGAGKTTLLNQILCNREGRRVAVIVNDMSEVNIDAALVERGGAELSRTEERLVEMSNGCICCTLRDDLLAEVSRLAQEGCFDYMLIESTGISEPIPVAQTFTFEDESGVSLSEVARLDTMVTVVDAASFLRDYEAADALQQRGESLGEGDQRTVTDLLVDQVEFADVIVLNKIDLVTDDQAMEVEAIVRALNPGAQVLMATRGQVPLECVLDTGLFDYEKAASSAGWIRELEGEQIPESEEYGIASFTYRNVRPFDAEKLWGFLNDDANWHGVLRSKGLFWVAADHRVAYEWAQAGGVSSVNPAGMWWAAVAPEHWGHSPGERADERPDWHPRFGDRTQQLVFIGQQVDETAIRSGLDACLLDEQRAGGNSEGWAKLANPFPPLVIPEPAG, encoded by the coding sequence ATGAAACAAGAAAACAATTTGGAGCAAGCGCGCTTGCCGGTGACGGTGTTGTCGGGATTTCTCGGCGCGGGAAAGACAACCTTGCTGAATCAGATCCTTTGTAACCGTGAAGGTCGTCGTGTCGCAGTTATTGTGAACGATATGAGCGAGGTGAATATTGACGCGGCGCTTGTGGAGCGCGGTGGGGCAGAGTTGAGCCGAACTGAGGAGAGGCTCGTGGAGATGTCCAATGGTTGCATCTGCTGCACGCTGCGGGATGACCTGCTTGCAGAGGTTTCCCGACTGGCCCAGGAGGGGTGCTTTGACTATATGCTGATTGAGTCGACCGGGATTTCGGAGCCAATCCCGGTGGCGCAGACGTTCACGTTTGAAGACGAGAGTGGGGTGAGCCTGAGCGAGGTTGCACGTCTCGACACGATGGTGACGGTCGTGGATGCGGCGAGTTTCCTTCGGGATTATGAAGCGGCTGATGCTTTGCAGCAGCGGGGGGAGTCACTGGGCGAGGGGGATCAACGCACAGTGACGGATCTACTGGTTGACCAGGTTGAGTTTGCCGACGTGATTGTGTTGAATAAGATCGATCTTGTGACGGATGATCAGGCCATGGAGGTTGAGGCCATCGTCAGGGCGCTGAATCCGGGCGCACAGGTGTTGATGGCGACGCGCGGGCAGGTTCCGCTGGAGTGTGTGCTTGATACGGGGCTCTTTGACTATGAGAAAGCGGCGAGCTCTGCGGGGTGGATTCGAGAGTTGGAGGGTGAGCAGATACCGGAGAGCGAGGAGTATGGGATTGCGAGTTTCACGTATCGCAACGTGCGGCCCTTCGATGCGGAGAAGTTATGGGGATTTCTCAACGACGACGCGAATTGGCACGGTGTGCTTCGCTCCAAGGGATTATTCTGGGTGGCCGCCGACCATCGAGTGGCCTACGAGTGGGCCCAGGCGGGCGGGGTCAGCAGCGTGAACCCTGCGGGAATGTGGTGGGCAGCGGTCGCGCCGGAGCACTGGGGGCACTCGCCCGGCGAGCGTGCAGATGAGCGTCCAGACTGGCATCCCCGGTTTGGGGACCGTACTCAGCAGTTGGTGTTCATCGGCCAACAGGTGGACGAGACGGCGATACGCTCGGGGTTGGATGCGTGTTTGCTCGATGAGCAGCGAGCGGGTGGAAATAGCGAGGGTTGGGCGAAGCTTGCGAATCCGTTCCCACCGCTGGTGATACCGGAGCCAGCTGGCTAG
- a CDS encoding Fur family transcriptional regulator yields the protein MTINKDEARRLLHESNLRATAPRVAVLQILASSRTPLSHTEVLELLGETDWDPATIYRNLVKLRDAGVAPVVSRVEGIDRYSLVRNQHDEHRHPHFICEDCGQIACLPAELTASMLLEGPWANSIQSAMVQLRGECPDCLEPPP from the coding sequence ATGACCATCAACAAGGACGAGGCACGCAGGCTACTCCACGAAAGCAACCTCCGCGCCACCGCTCCGCGAGTCGCGGTACTTCAAATACTTGCCTCCTCCCGCACCCCACTGTCACACACCGAGGTCCTTGAGCTCTTGGGTGAGACCGACTGGGATCCGGCCACGATCTATCGAAACCTGGTAAAGTTGCGCGATGCCGGGGTTGCGCCAGTGGTCAGTCGCGTCGAAGGCATTGACCGTTACTCGCTCGTCCGCAATCAGCACGACGAACACCGACACCCCCACTTCATCTGCGAAGATTGCGGCCAGATCGCTTGCTTGCCCGCCGAGCTAACCGCTTCAATGTTGCTCGAAGGCCCCTGGGCCAACTCCATCCAGAGCGCGATGGTCCAGCTTCGCGGCGAATGCCCGGATTGCCTGGAACCGCCCCCCTGA
- a CDS encoding NADP-dependent isocitrate dehydrogenase, producing MSDKPTIIYTKTDEAPALATRSFLPIVEAFTAPVGIEMEARDISLAGRILANFPDYLSEEQRVSDDLAYLGELALKPEANMIKLPNISASVPQLKAAIAELQAKGYAIPDFPEDPETDKEKEIAKRYGVVKGSAVNPVLREGNSDRRAPKAVKEYARANPHSMGEWSSDSRSEVVSMKAGDFRNSEKSVTLGAATTVRIEHVAADGATTQLKELSLLEGEVIDASVMSKKALVKFLEEQVADAREKGILFSLHMKATMMKVSDPIIFGHAVRAYFAPVFEKHGQVFDELGVDVKNGFGDLVAKLEELPADKRAEIEADIQAVYANGPDIAMVNSDKGITNLHVPSDVIVDASMPAMIRTSGCMWNKDGKTQETKAVLPDSSYADVYEAVFDDCKANGAYDPTTMGSVPNVGLMAKKAEEYGSHDKTFEIASNGVVRVVDADGKELINHTVEAGDIWRMCQTKDAPVQDWVKLALRRARATGVPAVFWLDKTRAHDAELIKKVNQYLDESDTDGLEIHIMAIREASEFTLKRLRNGEDTISVTGNVLRDYLTDLFPILEVGTSAKMLSIVPLMNGGGLFETGAGGSAPKHVQQFEKENHLRWDSLGEFLALAVSFEHLGEAYDNPAAKVLGATLDDATTKYLLTNKSPSRKVNELDNRGSHFYLTMYWAEALANQSDDAELADRFAPLAAKLAENEEQIVKEMIECQGQPMEVGGYYMPDEDAVVAAMRPSKTFNDIIASF from the coding sequence ATGAGTGACAAACCGACCATCATCTACACGAAGACTGACGAGGCTCCGGCGCTCGCCACGCGTTCCTTCCTCCCGATCGTCGAGGCCTTTACGGCGCCGGTCGGTATTGAGATGGAGGCGCGCGACATCTCGTTGGCGGGGCGGATCCTTGCGAATTTCCCCGACTACCTCAGCGAGGAGCAGCGCGTCAGCGACGACCTGGCGTATCTCGGTGAGCTCGCGCTTAAGCCGGAAGCCAATATGATCAAGCTGCCGAATATTTCGGCGTCGGTGCCGCAGCTGAAGGCTGCGATCGCGGAGCTTCAGGCCAAGGGCTATGCGATTCCTGATTTTCCGGAAGATCCTGAGACGGACAAAGAGAAAGAGATCGCCAAGCGATACGGCGTCGTCAAAGGGAGCGCGGTCAATCCAGTGCTGCGTGAGGGTAACTCCGACCGTCGGGCGCCGAAGGCGGTCAAAGAGTACGCCCGCGCGAACCCGCATTCGATGGGCGAGTGGTCGTCGGACTCGCGCTCGGAGGTGGTGTCGATGAAGGCGGGGGACTTCCGCAATAGTGAGAAGTCGGTGACGCTCGGGGCGGCGACGACGGTACGCATTGAGCATGTCGCGGCAGACGGCGCGACCACGCAGCTCAAAGAGCTTAGCCTGCTGGAGGGCGAAGTGATCGATGCATCGGTCATGAGCAAGAAGGCGCTGGTGAAATTCCTTGAAGAGCAGGTCGCGGATGCGCGGGAGAAGGGGATTCTCTTCTCGTTGCATATGAAAGCGACGATGATGAAGGTCTCGGACCCGATTATTTTCGGCCACGCGGTTCGAGCTTATTTCGCGCCGGTGTTCGAGAAGCATGGGCAGGTGTTTGATGAGCTCGGCGTGGACGTGAAGAACGGCTTTGGGGATCTCGTTGCGAAGCTCGAGGAGCTTCCGGCCGACAAGCGCGCTGAGATCGAAGCCGACATACAGGCGGTCTATGCCAACGGTCCCGACATCGCGATGGTGAACTCGGACAAGGGAATCACGAACCTTCACGTGCCGAGCGACGTCATCGTTGACGCGTCGATGCCGGCGATGATCCGCACGTCGGGTTGCATGTGGAATAAGGATGGCAAGACTCAGGAGACCAAAGCGGTGCTTCCTGATTCGAGCTATGCCGACGTCTACGAGGCGGTTTTCGACGATTGCAAGGCGAACGGCGCCTATGATCCGACGACGATGGGGAGCGTGCCCAACGTCGGTCTTATGGCGAAGAAAGCCGAGGAGTACGGCTCGCACGATAAGACGTTTGAGATCGCGTCGAACGGCGTGGTCCGCGTCGTGGACGCTGACGGAAAGGAGCTGATTAATCACACGGTCGAAGCGGGCGATATCTGGCGTATGTGTCAGACCAAAGACGCGCCTGTCCAGGACTGGGTGAAGCTTGCGCTGCGTCGCGCCCGCGCCACCGGTGTGCCGGCGGTGTTCTGGCTCGACAAGACGCGTGCTCACGACGCGGAGCTGATTAAGAAGGTCAACCAGTATCTCGACGAGAGCGACACCGACGGCCTTGAGATCCATATCATGGCGATTCGCGAGGCGAGCGAGTTCACGCTGAAGCGTCTGCGCAACGGTGAAGATACGATCTCGGTTACCGGCAACGTGCTGCGTGATTATCTCACCGACCTGTTCCCGATCCTGGAGGTTGGCACGAGCGCGAAGATGCTCTCGATTGTCCCGCTGATGAACGGTGGCGGCCTGTTTGAGACGGGTGCTGGTGGTTCGGCTCCGAAGCATGTGCAGCAGTTCGAGAAAGAGAACCACCTGCGCTGGGACTCGTTGGGAGAATTCCTGGCGCTTGCCGTATCGTTTGAGCACCTGGGCGAAGCCTACGATAACCCGGCGGCGAAGGTTCTGGGCGCGACGCTCGACGATGCGACTACGAAGTATTTGCTGACCAATAAGTCGCCGAGCCGCAAGGTCAACGAGCTGGACAACCGCGGCTCGCACTTCTACCTGACCATGTACTGGGCCGAAGCGCTGGCGAACCAATCCGACGACGCGGAGTTGGCGGATCGGTTTGCGCCGCTGGCGGCGAAGCTTGCAGAGAATGAGGAGCAGATCGTCAAAGAGATGATCGAGTGTCAGGGGCAGCCGATGGAAGTCGGTGGTTATTATATGCCTGACGAGGACGCGGTCGTCGCAGCGATGCGCCCGAGCAAGACGTTCAACGACATCATCGCGTCGTTCTAA
- a CDS encoding type 1 glutamine amidotransferase domain-containing protein, whose protein sequence is MAQELDTKQIALLATHGFEQSELEEPLIALREAGAEVAIISLEAGEIRGWHDGDWGESIPVDATIDEVDARGFDALLIPGGVLNPDKLRMNPAVVEFVHAFFAQHKPVASICHGPWLLAEADVIRGRKLTSYGSIKTDLKNAGANWMDQEVVVDNGLVTSRNPGDLDAFCAKMLEAFKIGTQKGQVASPERHRAQRDGSKRPRPRA, encoded by the coding sequence ATGGCTCAAGAGCTCGACACAAAACAGATCGCCCTCCTTGCCACCCACGGATTCGAGCAATCCGAACTTGAGGAGCCACTTATCGCGTTACGCGAGGCCGGCGCCGAAGTCGCGATTATTAGCCTGGAGGCCGGAGAAATTAGGGGTTGGCACGATGGGGATTGGGGCGAGTCGATTCCGGTCGACGCGACCATCGACGAGGTTGACGCGAGGGGATTCGACGCGTTGCTGATCCCGGGCGGCGTGCTGAATCCCGACAAACTCCGCATGAACCCGGCGGTGGTCGAGTTCGTGCATGCGTTCTTCGCGCAGCACAAGCCAGTGGCGTCCATCTGTCACGGTCCGTGGCTATTGGCCGAGGCGGACGTGATTCGGGGGCGAAAGCTCACCTCATATGGCTCGATCAAGACCGACCTGAAAAATGCCGGCGCGAATTGGATGGATCAGGAGGTCGTGGTGGACAACGGGTTGGTGACGAGTCGCAATCCGGGGGACTTGGACGCATTCTGCGCCAAAATGCTAGAGGCCTTTAAAATAGGCACCCAAAAGGGGCAAGTGGCCTCGCCCGAGCGCCATCGCGCCCAACGAGACGGCTCGAAGCGACCGCGTCCGCGGGCCTGA
- a CDS encoding class I SAM-dependent methyltransferase — protein MSKPTDSTFEQARAYKAVVEKLWAQPVFEASRALVPCEEAATVLVAEARCGFVPLELLSVLKEGTRIIALDGHDAMLDVARKRAESVDTQKRIFFVDQRVGKISYADGVFRAGICFDGLLTLRQTEQAMGELARVSADGATVLIAAPLAESFPEFYDILDEALRAHDLLELVAPRIAKLKRTLLTPSRLAALARAAGLTQIAVEKLSWELAFAGGHEFLQSPLIRETFFPHWLGLIPSSDREPVLRYVGDAIDTYWHGRIFRTQISAALLSAKASDGDA, from the coding sequence GTGAGCAAACCTACCGACAGTACATTTGAGCAAGCGCGCGCCTATAAGGCGGTGGTCGAGAAGTTGTGGGCCCAGCCAGTCTTTGAGGCCTCGCGTGCGCTCGTGCCCTGCGAGGAGGCGGCCACCGTCCTGGTCGCCGAGGCCCGCTGCGGCTTCGTCCCGCTTGAGCTTTTGTCCGTGCTCAAAGAAGGCACGCGCATCATCGCGTTGGATGGCCACGACGCGATGCTCGACGTCGCGCGCAAACGCGCCGAGAGCGTCGATACCCAAAAGCGTATCTTCTTTGTGGACCAGCGCGTCGGCAAGATCTCCTATGCCGACGGTGTGTTTCGCGCCGGGATCTGCTTCGATGGGCTATTAACCCTGCGCCAGACCGAGCAAGCCATGGGGGAACTTGCACGCGTCAGCGCCGATGGCGCCACCGTGCTCATCGCCGCGCCGCTGGCCGAGAGCTTCCCCGAATTCTACGATATCCTCGACGAGGCGCTGCGCGCCCATGACCTGCTCGAGCTCGTCGCGCCCCGTATCGCCAAACTCAAGCGGACCCTCCTCACCCCATCGCGACTCGCCGCGCTTGCACGCGCCGCCGGGCTGACCCAGATAGCCGTCGAAAAGCTTAGCTGGGAGCTCGCCTTCGCCGGAGGGCACGAGTTCCTCCAGTCGCCGCTGATCCGTGAGACCTTCTTCCCGCATTGGCTCGGACTTATCCCGTCGTCGGACCGCGAGCCGGTCCTGCGCTACGTCGGCGACGCCATCGACACCTATTGGCACGGGCGTATCTTCCGCACCCAGATCTCGGCGGCCTTGCTGTCGGCAAAAGCCTCCGATGGCGACGCGTAG
- the thiL gene encoding thiamine-phosphate kinase, whose amino-acid sequence MYREFKLIERIEALFSDADSLDPAAAGKHGVRVGIGDDCAVLEPGAFDLISTDTLVEGVHFRRDWSSAEDIGFKAIAVSLSDVAAMGGRAGAFLLNLSFPPDLEKPFIDGLLLGLKQACDLFRPEKFYINPIGGDVTSTSGPMMITTTALGSSTPGGALLRSQAQIGDRVFITGPTGLSHAGLDILLDGGEEVAYPALLRAHRRPYPRVLEGAVIGASGLAGAMVDTSDGLIQDLGHICSASNVGARIFLDRLPRHPELIAYCEQFSDEKKLFRYLLGGGEDFQLCFSVPERHIDELQRIMQHERSRDGADGGADCSPGTNWELFEIGEIIDPVEGVSVVDAQGEKFQLDSVGYEHFAP is encoded by the coding sequence ATGTATCGCGAATTTAAGCTTATCGAGCGTATCGAAGCCCTGTTCTCGGATGCCGACTCGTTGGACCCAGCGGCCGCGGGAAAGCACGGCGTTCGCGTTGGTATCGGCGACGATTGCGCTGTCCTTGAGCCCGGGGCTTTCGACCTGATTTCGACGGATACCCTGGTCGAAGGCGTGCATTTTCGTCGTGACTGGAGCTCCGCTGAGGATATCGGCTTTAAGGCCATCGCCGTCTCGCTGAGCGATGTCGCGGCGATGGGTGGGCGCGCCGGCGCGTTCCTCTTGAACCTCTCGTTTCCGCCAGACCTCGAGAAGCCGTTTATCGACGGGCTCTTGCTGGGGCTCAAACAGGCGTGTGACCTCTTTCGCCCGGAGAAATTCTATATCAATCCCATCGGGGGCGATGTGACCTCGACCTCGGGTCCGATGATGATCACGACCACGGCGCTCGGCTCCTCGACGCCTGGTGGGGCGCTGCTGCGCTCGCAGGCCCAAATCGGTGACCGGGTATTTATTACCGGGCCGACGGGGCTCTCCCACGCAGGTCTTGATATTCTCCTCGATGGAGGCGAGGAAGTCGCGTACCCGGCGCTACTCCGCGCGCACCGGCGCCCGTATCCCCGTGTGCTGGAAGGAGCGGTTATTGGTGCCTCAGGCCTGGCAGGGGCGATGGTCGACACGAGCGACGGGCTTATCCAAGACCTCGGGCATATCTGCTCGGCCAGCAACGTGGGCGCGCGCATCTTTCTGGACCGGCTTCCTCGTCATCCCGAACTGATCGCCTATTGCGAACAATTCAGCGATGAGAAAAAGCTTTTTCGCTATTTACTTGGTGGCGGCGAGGATTTTCAGCTATGCTTTAGCGTACCTGAGCGCCATATCGACGAATTGCAGCGCATCATGCAGCACGAGAGAAGCAGGGATGGTGCAGATGGCGGCGCTGATTGCTCCCCCGGCACAAACTGGGAACTCTTCGAGATTGGTGAGATTATCGACCCCGTCGAGGGTGTTTCGGTTGTCGACGCGCAGGGCGAAAAATTTCAATTGGATTCCGTTGGCTACGAGCATTTCGCACCGTGA
- a CDS encoding penicillin-binding protein activator gives MVKSHPQYFVSAGRTFSGALCLFTLVFFWASSLCAQQPPTSAKPAPFAVGVAVPLSGEYASLGKAVLASAQVAVQEGGGRVVVRDTLGTPAGAIAAINALASDPAVLAVLGPVGRRESLAAARAAHRAGLPLFSLAGDPTINPGSGWVFRLNQSPSEQASGLARAVRQEFGEAKRVAILFPESLYGREAALGFGAQFAALGGQVTALASYPEDTTNFRKPLDELVGKRLKVGKQARVDKRRADRDGYVSIRRKGVVDFDLLFIPDSHANISRVLAFLPGVGLQNGDGGEGEAVQLLGLSAWQGSSMRLSGALAAGAIYTDIFAVEADGGKAQEFELLFEEKTGRRPVNLDAVVFDATWMLAKILQEIHGDSSNQRLDSKDGKPDAQALRGRLLHFIPRAGLPGARDTFFGVTGELSFGPQGAPIRPTRLYQFDIGGSVAPWR, from the coding sequence TTGGTTAAGTCACATCCACAGTATTTTGTTTCAGCAGGGCGCACCTTCTCGGGTGCGCTCTGCCTATTTACGCTCGTTTTTTTCTGGGCCTCGTCGCTCTGCGCACAACAGCCTCCGACGAGCGCAAAGCCGGCGCCATTCGCGGTTGGCGTCGCGGTGCCTCTAAGCGGTGAATACGCTTCTCTCGGCAAGGCTGTCTTGGCCTCCGCCCAGGTCGCGGTCCAGGAGGGCGGCGGGCGCGTTGTCGTCCGCGATACCCTCGGTACGCCCGCCGGAGCCATCGCCGCGATCAACGCGTTGGCCAGTGACCCGGCGGTTTTGGCGGTGCTCGGGCCGGTCGGGCGTCGCGAATCCCTGGCCGCCGCGCGCGCCGCTCATCGTGCAGGCCTTCCTCTCTTCTCACTCGCCGGTGACCCGACGATCAACCCGGGGAGCGGTTGGGTTTTCCGGCTCAATCAATCGCCCTCGGAGCAAGCTTCGGGCCTGGCCCGTGCGGTGCGACAAGAGTTCGGTGAGGCTAAGCGGGTCGCGATTCTCTTTCCGGAGTCCCTCTACGGGCGCGAGGCCGCGCTCGGGTTTGGGGCGCAATTCGCGGCGCTTGGTGGCCAGGTGACCGCGCTCGCCAGTTACCCGGAGGACACCACAAATTTCAGAAAGCCCCTCGACGAATTGGTCGGGAAACGACTCAAGGTCGGCAAGCAGGCGCGCGTGGATAAGCGGCGCGCGGATCGCGACGGCTATGTGTCGATTCGTCGCAAAGGCGTCGTGGACTTTGACCTATTATTTATCCCGGACTCTCATGCGAATATCTCGCGAGTCTTGGCTTTTCTACCAGGCGTGGGGCTGCAAAATGGCGATGGCGGTGAGGGAGAGGCCGTCCAATTATTGGGCCTCTCCGCCTGGCAAGGCTCGTCGATGCGCTTAAGCGGCGCGCTCGCCGCGGGTGCAATCTACACGGATATTTTTGCCGTCGAGGCCGACGGCGGCAAGGCCCAGGAGTTTGAGCTGCTCTTCGAGGAAAAGACGGGCCGCCGTCCCGTTAATCTCGACGCTGTCGTCTTTGACGCTACCTGGATGCTCGCTAAGATCCTTCAGGAAATTCATGGAGATAGCTCTAATCAGCGCTTGGATTCCAAGGATGGGAAGCCCGACGCCCAGGCGCTCCGTGGCCGGCTACTGCACTTCATTCCGCGCGCTGGACTGCCCGGGGCGCGTGACACCTTCTTTGGGGTAACCGGCGAGTTGAGCTTTGGCCCCCAGGGCGCGCCCATCCGGCCCACGCGCCTCTATCAATTCGATATCGGCGGGAGCGTCGCCCCCTGGCGCTGA